The proteins below come from a single Acidovorax sp. NCPPB 4044 genomic window:
- the fliJ gene encoding flagellar export protein FliJ: MTSLNAFLVAVELAERQRDAARQTLQDMQRARQASEAQLQQLENYAHETEGRWGMRADATVKPEVMHHHYHFMARLGHAMGLQNSVVGEQEGRVRAAGQALLQAELRVTALRKVVEKRRKDIEHAEARRDQKQTDERASLQFGKAPGMGPEEPSP, encoded by the coding sequence ATGACTTCACTCAACGCGTTCCTCGTGGCCGTAGAACTGGCGGAACGCCAGCGCGATGCCGCGCGTCAGACCCTGCAGGACATGCAGCGCGCGCGCCAGGCCTCCGAGGCGCAGTTGCAGCAGCTCGAAAACTATGCCCACGAGACGGAGGGCCGTTGGGGGATGCGTGCCGACGCCACGGTGAAGCCCGAGGTCATGCACCACCATTACCACTTCATGGCCCGCCTGGGGCATGCCATGGGCCTGCAGAACAGCGTGGTGGGTGAGCAGGAGGGCCGCGTGCGCGCAGCCGGGCAAGCGTTGCTGCAGGCCGAATTGCGCGTCACGGCGCTGCGCAAGGTGGTCGAAAAACGACGCAAGGACATCGAACACGCCGAAGCGCGGCGGGATCAGAAGCAGACGGACGAGCGTGCATCGCTGCAGTTCGGCAAGGCCCCAGGCATGGGGCCAGAGGAGCCATCACCATGA
- a CDS encoding FliH/SctL family protein, with protein sequence MTHSYSPRGAYTRFIPSEEIGDVTQWHFGAVDGSDPPPAAEAETVADELPPPGIDEAEHQAAIEAARQDAFAQGKAQGEEETALAWQQRMDDYIAGQGQQVAAQLGQLVQSTDATLSELQQRMAQEVLELACDIARQVVRQELSVGPEALLPVVREALGMLVAEGRPATVRVNPADWSFLEQPLTAAYATAKVQWVPDAAVAEGDCFVESAGTVVDGSLDRRWRRAIAALGLSTAWKIDEGGHG encoded by the coding sequence ATGACGCATTCGTATAGCCCCCGCGGCGCTTACACGCGCTTCATCCCCAGCGAAGAAATCGGCGATGTGACGCAATGGCACTTCGGCGCCGTGGACGGCTCCGACCCTCCGCCGGCCGCGGAAGCCGAGACGGTAGCGGACGAACTGCCGCCGCCCGGCATCGACGAAGCGGAGCACCAGGCCGCCATCGAGGCCGCCCGCCAGGACGCCTTCGCCCAGGGCAAGGCGCAGGGCGAGGAAGAAACCGCGCTGGCCTGGCAGCAGCGCATGGACGACTACATCGCCGGGCAGGGCCAGCAGGTGGCCGCGCAACTCGGCCAGCTGGTGCAGAGCACCGACGCCACGCTGTCGGAGCTGCAGCAACGCATGGCGCAGGAGGTGCTGGAGCTGGCCTGCGACATTGCCCGCCAGGTCGTCCGGCAGGAGCTGTCCGTGGGCCCTGAGGCGCTGCTGCCCGTAGTGCGGGAGGCGCTCGGCATGCTCGTGGCCGAAGGCCGCCCCGCCACCGTGCGGGTCAATCCGGCAGACTGGTCCTTCCTGGAGCAGCCGCTGACAGCGGCCTACGCCACGGCGAAGGTGCAATGGGTGCCCGATGCGGCCGTGGCCGAGGGCGACTGCTTCGTGGAATCGGCTGGCACGGTGGTGGACGGCTCGCTGGACAGGCGCTGGCGCCGCGCCATCGCGGCGCTGGGCCTGTCGACCGCATGGAAGATCGATGAGGGCGGCCATGGCTGA
- a CDS encoding flagellar protein FliT yields the protein MSDMLIDYYKAIEDSSARMLEAAKLKDWDEVVRCEGACAVLIEQLRFRSQDQELLPEHRREKTRIMQRILRNDAEIRCLAEPWLAQFEHLFERQPMTMH from the coding sequence ATGTCCGATATGCTCATTGACTATTACAAAGCCATCGAAGACAGCAGCGCGCGGATGCTCGAAGCCGCGAAGCTCAAGGACTGGGATGAAGTCGTGCGCTGCGAAGGGGCCTGCGCGGTCCTGATCGAGCAGCTCCGCTTCCGGTCCCAGGACCAGGAGCTGCTGCCGGAGCACCGCCGCGAGAAGACGCGCATCATGCAGCGCATCCTGCGCAACGATGCGGAGATCCGCTGCCTGGCCGAGCCCTGGCTCGCCCAGTTCGAGCATCTGTTCGAACGCCAGCCCATGACCATGCATTGA
- the fliI gene encoding flagellar protein export ATPase FliI, translating to MAETSAQPATDEAPADAQAPVWSAFMADARARLADGTPLETRGTLTRLTGLVLEAAGIRVPVGSQCLVQMPGHEAVLAEVVGFSGDRAFLMPAGDIHGLSSGASVVPAAPYVPVPRLGDAARPSNAAGVLRLPMGNGLLGRVVDSQGLPLDHGGPVADVSSEPMDRRQINAMDRDPVREMLDTGVRAINSLLTVGRGQRLGLFAGSGVGKSVLLGMMARYTQADVIVVGLIGERGREVKEFVEDILGAEDRGRAVVVAAPADAPPLLRMQGAAYATAIAEHFRDKGKHVLLLMDSLTRYAMAQREIALAIGEPPATKGYPPSCFAKLPALVERSGNGLHGVGSITAFYTVLSEGDDQQDPIADAARAILDGHIVLSRALAETGHFPAIDIEQSASRVMHNVASREHFDVARRFRAVYSRYQKSRDLIQVGAYMSGSDPALDEAIRLQPAMAAFLQQSMFEAAPMQESLHSMVTVLGLQG from the coding sequence ATGGCTGAAACCTCCGCGCAGCCAGCCACCGATGAAGCCCCGGCGGATGCACAGGCACCGGTTTGGAGCGCCTTCATGGCCGATGCGCGCGCGCGCCTCGCGGACGGCACGCCGCTGGAAACCCGCGGCACGCTGACGCGGTTGACCGGGCTGGTACTGGAAGCCGCGGGCATCCGCGTTCCCGTGGGATCGCAGTGCCTTGTGCAGATGCCTGGCCATGAAGCGGTGCTGGCGGAGGTGGTGGGTTTCTCGGGCGACCGGGCGTTCCTCATGCCGGCCGGAGACATCCATGGCCTTTCCAGCGGCGCGAGCGTGGTGCCTGCGGCGCCGTACGTTCCGGTGCCGCGCCTCGGCGACGCCGCGCGGCCATCCAATGCCGCGGGGGTGCTGCGCCTGCCCATGGGCAACGGCCTGCTGGGCCGCGTGGTGGATTCGCAGGGGCTGCCGCTTGACCACGGCGGCCCGGTGGCCGACGTGTCGTCCGAACCCATGGACCGCCGCCAGATCAACGCCATGGACCGCGATCCGGTGCGGGAAATGCTGGACACCGGCGTGCGCGCGATCAATTCGCTGCTCACCGTGGGACGGGGGCAACGCCTGGGGCTCTTCGCGGGATCGGGCGTGGGCAAGAGCGTCCTGCTCGGCATGATGGCCCGCTACACGCAGGCCGATGTCATCGTGGTGGGCCTCATCGGCGAGCGGGGGCGCGAGGTCAAGGAATTCGTGGAAGACATCCTGGGCGCCGAGGACCGGGGGCGGGCCGTGGTGGTGGCCGCACCGGCCGACGCGCCGCCGCTGCTGCGCATGCAGGGAGCGGCCTACGCCACGGCGATCGCCGAGCATTTCCGCGACAAGGGAAAGCACGTGCTGCTCCTCATGGATTCGCTCACGCGCTATGCCATGGCCCAGCGCGAGATCGCCCTCGCCATCGGCGAGCCGCCGGCCACCAAGGGGTATCCGCCGAGCTGTTTCGCCAAACTGCCTGCCCTGGTCGAGCGCAGCGGCAACGGGCTGCACGGCGTGGGGTCGATCACCGCCTTCTACACCGTGCTCTCCGAAGGAGACGACCAGCAGGACCCGATCGCCGACGCGGCGCGCGCCATCCTGGACGGCCACATCGTGCTGTCGCGGGCGCTGGCGGAGACCGGGCACTTCCCTGCCATCGACATCGAGCAGTCCGCATCGCGGGTCATGCACAACGTGGCCTCGCGTGAACATTTCGATGTGGCGCGCCGGTTCCGCGCCGTGTATTCGCGCTATCAGAAGAGCCGTGACCTGATCCAGGTGGGTGCCTACATGAGCGGTTCGGATCCTGCGCTCGACGAGGCGATCCGCCTGCAGCCGGCCATGGCCGCGTTTTTGCAGCAGAGCATGTTCGAAGCCGCGCCCATGCAGGAAAGCCTGCATTCGATGGTGACGGTGCTGGGCCTGCAGGGCTGA
- the fliE gene encoding flagellar hook-basal body complex protein FliE, with protein sequence MDLRISSSTAPLTGAGLARRATAAPEAAGQEVGFSSALKGALQSVSSAQNRASSLQQEVQMENPSVSLEETMIAIQKAQVGFQATLHVRNRMVQAYTDIMNMQV encoded by the coding sequence ATGGACCTCCGCATCTCCAGCTCCACCGCCCCCTTGACGGGCGCCGGCCTGGCACGCCGCGCCACGGCCGCGCCGGAGGCAGCAGGCCAGGAAGTCGGCTTCTCCAGCGCGCTCAAGGGCGCGCTGCAGTCGGTCAGTTCCGCCCAGAACCGCGCCTCCAGCCTCCAGCAGGAGGTCCAGATGGAAAACCCGTCCGTCAGCCTGGAAGAAACCATGATCGCCATCCAGAAGGCCCAGGTAGGCTTCCAGGCCACGCTGCACGTGCGCAACCGGATGGTGCAGGCCTACACGGACATCATGAACATGCAGGTCTGA
- the fliF gene encoding flagellar basal-body MS-ring/collar protein FliF yields the protein MSAVAEIPVVPPANPSAPSLVQRFSALDRSKRLRFGAGVALLVAAVVAAVVFNRQPDYKVLFSNLGDKDGGAIVAQLSTMNVPYKYAEGGGAILVPADRVHDVRLRLATQGLPKGSVTGFELMETNRFGVTQFQERLNFQRGLEGELTRSIQALSSVQNARVHLALPNQNGFFREQQKPSASVLLSLYPGRFLDRAQLAGIVHLVASSVPEMAPSAVSVLDDTGKLLSQSPDGAAGSNSGIDAQQLSYVQQIEQQYTRRILDILEPVVGKNNVKAQVTAEVDFSQSEQTSEQHRPNQTPDSSAVRSQQVVESSGAQGNQPPSGVPGAASNQPPQPSTAPINGANPAPAAGTGQQGQAPGAKRESITNYEVDKTVRVTRAGSGAIKRVSAAVVVNYQAVAEGAGKAPVAKALTPEQLEQMTALVRETVGYSKERGDSVNIMNTQFQVDSTPSVDLPLWKQPEMIELARSLGWPVGMSLFAALILLGLVRPAIKGLNQPPAPAAAVAGRQVDAIEADQPERPALAAPTKPEDLIQTPEQLRLDEARVLAKDNPVAVANILKVWVNGDA from the coding sequence ATGTCCGCAGTCGCCGAAATCCCCGTCGTCCCTCCTGCAAACCCGAGCGCCCCCTCGCTGGTGCAGCGCTTTTCCGCGCTCGACCGTTCCAAGCGGCTGCGTTTCGGCGCGGGCGTGGCACTGCTCGTGGCGGCGGTGGTGGCTGCGGTGGTGTTCAACCGCCAGCCCGACTACAAGGTGCTGTTCTCCAACCTGGGCGACAAGGACGGCGGCGCCATCGTGGCGCAGCTGTCCACGATGAACGTTCCCTACAAGTACGCGGAAGGCGGCGGCGCCATCCTGGTGCCCGCGGACCGTGTGCACGACGTGCGCCTGCGGCTGGCCACGCAGGGGCTGCCCAAGGGCTCGGTGACCGGTTTCGAGCTGATGGAGACCAACCGCTTCGGCGTGACGCAGTTCCAGGAGCGCCTCAACTTCCAGCGCGGGCTCGAGGGTGAGCTGACGCGCTCGATCCAGGCGCTGTCCTCGGTGCAGAACGCCCGCGTGCACCTGGCGCTGCCCAACCAGAACGGCTTTTTTCGCGAGCAGCAGAAGCCTTCGGCCTCCGTTCTGCTGAGCCTCTACCCCGGCCGCTTCCTCGACCGTGCCCAGCTTGCAGGCATCGTGCACCTCGTGGCCTCCAGCGTCCCCGAGATGGCCCCTTCGGCCGTGAGCGTGCTCGACGACACGGGCAAGCTGCTGTCGCAGTCGCCCGATGGCGCCGCCGGCAGCAACAGCGGCATCGACGCGCAGCAGCTCTCGTATGTGCAGCAGATCGAGCAGCAGTACACCCGCCGCATCCTGGACATCCTGGAGCCCGTGGTCGGCAAGAACAACGTGAAGGCCCAGGTGACGGCCGAGGTGGATTTCAGCCAGTCGGAGCAAACCTCCGAGCAGCACCGCCCCAACCAGACGCCCGACAGCAGCGCCGTGCGCAGTCAGCAGGTCGTCGAAAGCTCCGGTGCCCAGGGCAACCAGCCGCCCAGTGGCGTGCCGGGCGCAGCCAGCAACCAGCCGCCTCAGCCCTCGACCGCACCGATCAACGGCGCCAATCCCGCGCCCGCCGCCGGCACCGGCCAGCAAGGCCAGGCCCCGGGCGCGAAGCGCGAGTCCATCACCAATTACGAAGTCGACAAGACGGTGCGCGTGACGCGTGCCGGCAGCGGCGCGATCAAGCGGGTGAGCGCCGCCGTGGTGGTCAATTACCAGGCCGTGGCGGAGGGGGCCGGCAAGGCGCCCGTGGCCAAGGCCCTCACCCCCGAGCAGCTGGAGCAGATGACCGCACTGGTGCGCGAGACCGTGGGCTACAGCAAGGAGCGCGGCGATTCGGTGAACATCATGAACACCCAGTTCCAGGTGGACAGCACGCCTTCGGTGGATCTGCCGCTTTGGAAGCAGCCCGAGATGATCGAGCTCGCCAGGAGCCTGGGATGGCCCGTGGGCATGTCGCTCTTCGCCGCGCTGATCCTGCTGGGCCTGGTGCGCCCCGCGATCAAGGGCCTCAACCAGCCGCCCGCTCCGGCGGCGGCGGTGGCGGGCCGCCAAGTCGACGCGATCGAGGCCGACCAGCCCGAGCGCCCGGCCCTGGCCGCGCCGACCAAGCCCGAAGACCTCATCCAGACGCCCGAGCAACTGCGCCTGGACGAAGCCCGCGTGCTGGCCAAGGACAACCCGGTGGCCGTGGCCAACATCCTGAAGGTGTGGGTGAACGGCGACGCTTGA
- the fliS gene encoding flagellar export chaperone FliS, whose product MYTPVSSRAASVYRQVGVQSSVDGASPHQLIQMLFEGLMQSLNAARGSMQRGEVEEKGRHLGKAVRILEEGLKGGLNPVQGGELAGNLRALYDYCVSRLTMANLRNDLSLVEEVVTLIVPVAQSWNEIGAETRRPV is encoded by the coding sequence ATGTATACGCCAGTCAGTTCCCGCGCAGCCTCGGTCTATCGCCAGGTCGGTGTGCAATCCAGCGTGGATGGTGCATCGCCTCACCAATTGATCCAGATGCTTTTCGAGGGCTTGATGCAATCGCTCAACGCCGCCCGCGGCTCCATGCAGCGCGGTGAAGTGGAAGAAAAAGGCCGCCATCTCGGCAAGGCCGTGCGCATCCTGGAAGAGGGCCTCAAGGGGGGGCTGAATCCTGTCCAGGGCGGTGAATTGGCCGGGAACCTGCGCGCGCTGTACGACTACTGCGTCAGCCGCCTGACCATGGCCAACCTGCGCAACGACCTGTCGCTGGTGGAAGAAGTGGTTACCTTGATTGTCCCCGTGGCCCAAAGCTGGAACGAGATCGGTGCGGAGACGCGCCGGCCCGTTTGA
- the fliD gene encoding flagellar filament capping protein FliD translates to MGITSIGIGSGLQVEDIISKTVALEKRPLTQLQNTASSIQTKISTYSQIKSLVSTLSDAASKLTRDSAWNGMAVTSSNSDAVAVSVSGIASATSFSMSVQQLARSQSVASGVVNKDAAVGAGTMAIQLGGWNSTTNPPAFTAGSTAAFNISVSATDTMTSIATKINEADGGVTATVLRDASGERLMLRSKTTGEESGFRIQVTEDSASPGLSKLAFDPQASPGTGMAGNSIQYAQNAQAKINGISVTSKTNVFADTIPGLTLTASKVTTEDVEVTSKSDTATMKKNIQDFVDAYNAVNDLLGSVTKYDSDTKTAGVLQGDGTTVGLQSTLRSAMTAATGGTEALQTLSDFGIQMQRGGKLTVDATKLDTALKTPETLKTFFAADPASGATSTGLGVRLKSLTASMLSFDGLMNNKSDALSAESKRNSDDQDKVNKRADTLEKRMRAQYTALDKQMANMSSLSTYMTQQIAKWNA, encoded by the coding sequence ATGGGCATTACCTCGATCGGGATCGGCAGCGGGCTGCAAGTGGAGGACATCATCTCCAAGACGGTGGCGCTGGAAAAACGCCCGCTCACGCAGTTGCAGAACACCGCCAGCTCCATCCAGACCAAGATCTCGACCTATTCGCAGATCAAGTCCCTGGTTTCCACGCTGTCCGACGCGGCCTCCAAGCTCACACGGGACAGTGCCTGGAACGGCATGGCGGTGACGTCTTCCAACAGCGATGCAGTGGCCGTGTCCGTTTCGGGCATCGCCAGCGCCACGTCGTTCTCGATGAGCGTGCAGCAACTGGCGCGTTCGCAGTCCGTGGCATCCGGCGTCGTGAACAAGGACGCCGCCGTCGGGGCCGGCACCATGGCCATCCAGTTGGGTGGCTGGAACTCCACCACGAATCCGCCGGCATTCACGGCGGGTTCCACGGCCGCATTCAACATCTCCGTGTCCGCCACGGACACGATGACCTCCATCGCGACGAAGATCAACGAGGCCGATGGCGGCGTCACGGCCACGGTACTGCGCGACGCGTCCGGAGAGCGCCTGATGCTTCGCTCCAAGACCACCGGCGAGGAATCGGGCTTCCGCATCCAGGTCACGGAAGATTCCGCGTCCCCGGGGCTCTCCAAGCTGGCCTTCGATCCGCAGGCATCGCCCGGCACGGGCATGGCCGGCAACTCGATCCAGTATGCGCAGAACGCGCAGGCCAAGATCAACGGCATCAGCGTCACCTCCAAAACCAACGTCTTCGCCGACACCATTCCTGGCCTGACGCTCACCGCGTCCAAGGTCACCACGGAAGACGTGGAGGTCACCTCCAAGTCGGACACGGCGACGATGAAGAAGAACATCCAGGATTTCGTGGACGCCTACAACGCCGTCAACGACCTGCTGGGCAGCGTCACCAAGTACGACAGCGACACGAAAACCGCCGGTGTGCTGCAGGGCGACGGCACGACCGTGGGGCTGCAGAGCACTCTGCGATCGGCCATGACCGCCGCCACGGGCGGCACGGAGGCGCTCCAGACGCTCTCGGATTTCGGGATCCAGATGCAGCGCGGCGGCAAGCTCACCGTGGATGCCACCAAGCTGGACACCGCACTGAAGACGCCCGAAACGCTCAAGACCTTCTTCGCTGCGGACCCTGCCTCCGGCGCCACCAGCACCGGCCTGGGCGTGCGCCTCAAGTCGCTCACCGCCAGCATGCTGTCGTTCGACGGGCTCATGAACAACAAGTCGGATGCGCTCTCGGCAGAATCCAAGCGCAACTCCGACGACCAGGACAAAGTGAACAAGCGGGCCGATACGCTGGAGAAAAGAATGCGGGCGCAGTACACCGCGCTCGACAAGCAGATGGCCAACATGTCCTCGCTGAGCACCTACATGACGCAGCAGATCGCGAAGTGGAATGCCTGA
- a CDS encoding flagellin gives MASTINTNIASLNAQRNLGMSASSLTTSMQRLSSGLRVNSAKDDAAGLSIAERMNTQIKGLAVAGRNANDGISLAQTAEGALGKVGDMLQRMRELAVQSSNATNSKKDRDALQSEVKQLTDEIDRVAKQTSFNGQKILDGSFAGALFQVGANSGENITVGALTNSSASGLSNIEYSTGSVTSINASDATVTGFGTKIATGGLTIQVGSASAIDLGEIKAAGSGVERLGQVVSAINNKSADTGVTAFLTKKDDGTYDLEFASSKLNSATPPVPETITFGGTTGFSAANTGFAAPTLTAATGTDKKGIDTVTVATQKDAWVSLKKIDSAIDQVNSARADLGALQSRFENSVGNIDIQAENLSASRGRIVDADFAKETANLSRTQILQQAGTAMVAQANQLPQGVLSLLR, from the coding sequence ATGGCCTCTACCATCAACACGAACATCGCCTCTCTCAATGCCCAGCGCAACCTCGGCATGTCGGCGTCTTCACTCACCACCTCCATGCAGCGTCTGTCTTCCGGCCTGCGTGTGAACAGCGCCAAGGACGATGCAGCCGGGCTGTCCATCGCCGAGCGCATGAACACCCAGATCAAGGGCCTGGCCGTGGCCGGCCGCAATGCCAACGACGGCATCTCCCTGGCGCAGACCGCTGAAGGCGCGCTGGGCAAGGTGGGCGACATGCTGCAGCGCATGCGTGAACTCGCCGTGCAGTCCAGCAACGCCACCAACAGCAAGAAGGACCGCGACGCCCTGCAATCCGAAGTGAAGCAGCTCACGGACGAAATCGACCGCGTGGCCAAGCAGACCAGCTTCAACGGCCAGAAGATCCTCGACGGCAGCTTCGCCGGCGCGCTCTTCCAGGTGGGTGCCAACTCTGGTGAAAACATCACCGTGGGTGCCCTGACCAACTCCTCGGCATCCGGCCTGTCCAACATCGAATACTCCACGGGCAGCGTGACGTCCATCAACGCCAGCGATGCCACCGTCACGGGCTTCGGCACCAAGATCGCCACGGGTGGCCTGACCATCCAGGTGGGCTCGGCATCCGCGATCGATCTGGGTGAGATCAAGGCTGCGGGTTCCGGCGTGGAGCGTCTGGGTCAAGTGGTTTCGGCGATCAACAACAAGTCCGCCGACACGGGTGTCACCGCCTTCCTGACCAAGAAGGATGACGGCACCTATGACCTGGAATTCGCTTCCTCCAAGCTGAACAGCGCGACGCCCCCGGTGCCGGAAACCATCACCTTCGGCGGTACGACGGGCTTCTCGGCAGCCAACACGGGCTTCGCGGCTCCGACGCTGACCGCCGCCACCGGTACGGACAAGAAGGGTATCGATACGGTGACCGTGGCAACGCAAAAGGATGCGTGGGTTTCGCTCAAGAAGATCGACAGCGCCATCGACCAGGTGAACTCCGCACGTGCCGACCTCGGCGCCCTGCAGAGCCGCTTCGAGAACTCGGTCGGCAACATCGACATCCAGGCAGAAAACCTCTCCGCATCGCGCGGCCGGATCGTGGACGCCGACTTCGCCAAGGAAACCGCCAACCTGTCGCGCACGCAGATCCTGCAGCAGGCCGGCACCGCCATGGTGGCGCAGGCCAACCAGCTTCCTCAAGGGGTCTTGTCCCTGCTGCGTTGA
- the fliG gene encoding flagellar motor switch protein FliG, producing the protein MDEQGLNDAAILLMSLGEEEAAEVFKHLSPKEVQKLGETIARMRSVSKEKVDGVINRFSKDAAAQSLLVSDTSNYVRSVLKRALGDDKAALLIDRILQGGDVSGIESLKWMDPLSVAELLRNEHPQIVAAILVHLDPEQSAAVLMQLTDRQRGEVLLRVATLEGIQPTALKDLNEVLFKVLAGGDKIRKSSLGGVKAAAEIINLLGSNMDTVVLESIRGYDPDLAQKIMDKMFVFDDVMKLDDRSIQTVLREVASETLVVALKGAQPELREKFLSNMSSRAADAMREDLDSRGPMRLSEVEAQQKEILKTVRRLSDEGQIVIGGGGDDAFV; encoded by the coding sequence ATGGATGAGCAAGGCCTGAACGACGCGGCGATCCTGCTGATGTCCCTCGGCGAGGAGGAAGCCGCCGAGGTGTTCAAGCACCTGTCCCCCAAGGAGGTGCAGAAGCTGGGCGAGACCATCGCCCGCATGCGCTCCGTCTCGAAAGAGAAGGTGGACGGCGTCATCAACCGGTTCTCCAAGGACGCCGCGGCGCAGAGCCTGCTGGTGTCTGACACCAGCAATTACGTGCGCTCCGTGCTCAAGCGGGCGCTGGGCGACGACAAGGCTGCGTTGCTGATCGACCGTATCCTGCAGGGGGGCGATGTCTCCGGCATCGAAAGCCTCAAGTGGATGGACCCGCTCTCCGTGGCGGAACTGCTGCGCAACGAGCACCCGCAGATCGTCGCCGCCATCCTCGTGCACCTGGACCCGGAGCAGTCGGCCGCCGTGCTCATGCAGCTCACCGATCGGCAGCGCGGCGAAGTGCTGCTGCGCGTGGCCACGCTCGAAGGCATCCAGCCCACGGCGCTCAAGGATCTCAACGAGGTGCTCTTCAAGGTGCTCGCGGGCGGCGACAAGATCCGCAAGAGTTCGCTGGGCGGGGTCAAGGCCGCGGCCGAGATCATCAACCTGCTCGGCTCCAACATGGACACGGTGGTGCTCGAATCGATACGGGGCTACGACCCCGACCTCGCGCAGAAGATCATGGACAAGATGTTCGTGTTCGACGACGTCATGAAGCTCGACGACCGCTCCATCCAGACGGTGTTGCGCGAAGTGGCCTCCGAAACTCTGGTGGTGGCGCTCAAGGGTGCCCAGCCCGAGCTGCGCGAGAAATTCCTGTCCAACATGTCCTCGCGTGCGGCCGACGCCATGCGCGAAGACCTGGATTCGCGCGGCCCGATGCGGCTGTCCGAGGTGGAAGCGCAGCAAAAGGAGATCCTCAAGACCGTGCGGCGGCTCTCCGATGAAGGCCAGATCGTGATCGGAGGCGGCGGCGATGACGCATTCGTATAG